A stretch of the Planktothricoides raciborskii GIHE-MW2 genome encodes the following:
- a CDS encoding serine/threonine-protein kinase, which translates to MAEFPDFSKYGYQIKRELGRNVAGGRITYLANQILTQNLSTIQDNSENWVVIKQFQFATTSANWSDFKAHEREIKVLQSLDHPGIPKYLDSFETPTGFCMVQEYKEANSLGILRSFEPEQIKQIALDLLVILVYLQSLNPLVIHRDIKPENILVAEDAAGSLKVYLVDFGFAQMGGGEVAMSSMVKGTLGFMAPEQLFNRTLTPASDLYGLGASLICLLTATKSMEVGKLLDENYHFEFRELLPKLSRRWISWLEKMVEPDPKNRYGNAAEALAALQPIYVNRTPEVKLSPSPIELAASKVGEMLRVQVLIKNYVPETLLTGCWEVAPHPNDPPQPPLLKGENDPPQPPLKKGENDLPQPPLLSHSWISFSPSKFADNRVVCEILINTRKLRTGQVYDRQLLLHTNGVPETQTVSLTVQTAPVPIAVRKLPRRFLGLLFLVAAGGSVVALESMMTLVTVAIAGFVTWAGLSRILGSRNHWLKVLVAFLTTMVVAGIAGFGIGVALGATATGLWTTAIAAAVTVATAATLLATATGVRKNFGTGWAIALCLLTAICGITFGLGLKLQLLASPWLLALATTAPVLALILILPASDRRRLAKYRQSEQHLIES; encoded by the coding sequence ATGGCAGAATTTCCTGATTTTAGCAAATACGGCTATCAAATAAAGCGCGAATTGGGTCGGAATGTGGCCGGAGGGCGGATTACCTATTTGGCCAACCAGATTTTAACCCAGAATTTATCAACTATTCAAGACAATTCAGAAAACTGGGTAGTGATTAAGCAATTTCAGTTTGCCACAACGAGCGCCAATTGGTCAGATTTTAAAGCCCATGAGCGAGAAATTAAAGTTTTGCAAAGCCTCGATCATCCAGGAATTCCTAAATATTTGGATTCTTTCGAGACGCCCACGGGTTTTTGTATGGTGCAGGAATATAAAGAAGCAAATTCTCTGGGGATATTACGCAGTTTTGAGCCAGAACAGATTAAACAAATTGCCCTAGACTTGTTAGTAATTTTAGTTTATTTACAAAGTTTAAACCCGTTGGTGATTCATCGGGATATCAAACCAGAAAATATTTTAGTGGCGGAAGATGCGGCAGGTTCATTAAAGGTTTATCTGGTTGATTTTGGCTTTGCTCAAATGGGCGGAGGCGAAGTGGCGATGAGTAGTATGGTGAAAGGTACTCTGGGCTTTATGGCACCGGAACAGTTGTTTAATCGCACCTTAACTCCCGCATCGGATCTTTATGGTTTGGGGGCGTCTTTAATTTGTTTGCTGACGGCAACTAAATCGATGGAAGTGGGTAAGTTATTGGATGAAAACTATCATTTTGAATTTAGAGAATTGCTGCCTAAATTGAGTCGGCGTTGGATTTCTTGGCTGGAAAAAATGGTCGAGCCAGATCCGAAAAATCGCTATGGAAATGCGGCGGAAGCTTTGGCGGCATTGCAACCAATTTATGTTAACCGAACCCCAGAGGTTAAGCTGAGTCCGTCTCCCATTGAGTTAGCCGCGTCCAAGGTTGGGGAAATGTTGCGGGTGCAGGTGCTAATAAAAAATTATGTGCCAGAAACCTTGCTGACGGGATGCTGGGAGGTGGCACCGCATCCGAACGATCCCCCCCAGCCCCCCTTATTAAAGGGGGAGAATGATCCCCCCCAGCCCCCCTTAAAAAAGGGGGAGAATGATCTCCCCCAGCCCCCTTTATTAAGTCATTCTTGGATTAGTTTTAGTCCGTCAAAATTTGCAGATAATCGCGTGGTTTGTGAGATTTTGATTAATACGCGCAAGCTGAGAACGGGTCAGGTTTACGATCGCCAATTGTTGTTACATACGAATGGGGTGCCGGAAACTCAGACGGTCAGCTTGACGGTGCAGACGGCGCCAGTGCCGATCGCGGTGCGAAAATTGCCTCGTCGGTTTTTGGGATTACTGTTTTTGGTGGCTGCCGGTGGTTCTGTGGTGGCTTTGGAGTCCATGATGACTTTGGTGACGGTGGCGATCGCGGGTTTTGTGACTTGGGCGGGTCTTTCGCGGATTTTGGGCAGTCGAAACCATTGGCTGAAAGTGCTTGTAGCTTTTTTGACTACAATGGTGGTGGCGGGAATTGCCGGATTTGGGATTGGGGTTGCACTTGGGGCGACTGCGACCGGGTTGTGGACAACGGCGATCGCTGCTGCGGTGACGGTGGCAACAGCGGCAACCTTGCTGGCAACTGCCACGGGAGTGCGAAAAAATTTCGGTACTGGGTGGGCGATCGCCCTTTGTTTGCTCACAGCAATTTGCGGCATTACTTTCGGTCTGGGTTTAAAATTACAATTACTAGCCTCTCCCTGGCTGTTAGCACTTGCCACCACTGCCCCGGTGCTCGCTTTAATTCTAATTTTGCCCGCGAGCGATCGGCGACGCCTTGCCAAATATCGGCAATCGGAGCAACATTTAATTGAATCTTAG
- a CDS encoding AAA family ATPase — MMISLSGYQITEAISANEKNLIYRGIQQISQQSSEQSSQIPVIIKTLASSNPTLEEITRLKQEYTLMHSVNIPGIVQAYELKRYQNSYALILEDFGGQSLQEWIANQSVTIQQGLEIAIALVKIVGQLHQARIIHKDINPSNIIINPDNKEVKLTDFSIASRLDRENTDLTNGNLLEGTLAYMSPEQTGRMNRFLDYRTDFYSLGVTFYQLFTGKLPFNTTDPMEMVHCHLAVEAISPQQHRPELDATIAAIILKLLSKTAEDRYQTAAGLQADLETCLSELQTTGMINSFPPGMRDRASVLLIPQKLYGREAEVQTLLDAFERVSKGTSEIMLVSGYSGVGKTSVVYEIHKPIVKTRGYFIAGKFDQYESNIPYAAIIQAFQQLIRQLLTEPSQNLKNWQQKILGSLKQNAQVIIDVIPELELILGEQPPVPQLGIYEAQNRFHRVFREFINVFCQAEHPLVIFLDDLQWADPATLKLLEFLMTDPDHQYLFVIGAYRENEVSPTHLTMQTLETIKASGTFIHNIELKPLSHQHIRELIADTLKADPENHHICQLALLIENKTQGNPFFLTQILKTLATEKLLNYDLTLAKWQWDIAKIQGIGITDYNVVQLIARNLSKLPEDTQKVLKFAACIGNQFNLDTLAIVNEQSTTETALKLWNALELGLVLPLSDAYKIPMLLDSDSPLIPEHQWAENYRQTILGDRQNSLNIDYKFLHDRVQQAAYSLIPESEKQLTHLKIGRLLLENLPPDTQKNQIFLLVNQLNLAIDLIENSSEKYELAALNLMAAKKAKSATAYKAALNYLNIGLNLLEADSWDRYYDLTLNLYVQAGEIEYLSANPERGNFLAAVAIAQAKSILDIIPIYEVKMQFYVNQSQAQKALETAEDILAQLKIQFPNSKSQILKEIRSLKEELSSRLPATADLINLPEMTDPYHLAAIRILQSAIGAAFHVNSLLLELAILTMVKLCVVNGNSPLATYVYVNYAMILSGFYGQLEKAYEFARLSLALMEQYQDSESKIRCKVMDIIYVLILPVHVHLKETIAPLFKAWEIGMNDGDLEYGFYCIAQHTNHMFFSGNPLNLLIIQQKHYLELIKKYKLEFHVWFSQLSYQMVFNLIHASKSPLCLGESSHKEAEIVQLFEETNNITLLFMINHYKTILAYLFKFCEPAANFGELTDKYKKGGVGSFQYYAHNFYYSLALLANLKRIDVPSKKRYLKIISANQKQMKLWAAHCPENFQHKYDLVEAERAKFRGRDTQAIAHYEKAIAGARQQGYIQEEALANELAGEFHLSRGRENMGRFYITEAHQGYLRWGAIAKVKQLETQYPEILGQIAISPSQSTEITRTRTTAPTGLNLLDLPTVMKAAQAISSEIVLSNLLEKLMTILLQNSGAQKGVLMLNDNNNLTIAVMGEVDGDRIRVLQSCPKEMSDTVPMSALNYVQRTQQSLVVNNAIDEEILAHDTYILKHQPKSVLCIPISARGQAIGLLYLENNLTTGAFTSDRLEVLQLLSSQAAISLENARLYSNLANANQQLEDYNNNLEQKVEQRTQELQATLKQLQKTEAQLIQTEKMSSLGQMVAGIAHEINNPINFIAANLDPANDYIQDLLELLDLYQTKFPKVPPEIEAKIEDIDLEYLSEDLTKILSSMKNGSDRIRDVVLGLRTFSRLDEAEIKRIDIHTGLDSTLMILQHRLNNINLIKQYGKLPLVQCYAGDLNQVFFNILDNSIYALSLAASPTNNQKINSENQTVTMPTILVATEQIDRDSISIKIRDNGPGISQALCEKIFEPFFTTKPVGSGKGLGLSISHQIIVEKHHGQLICHSSPGNGAEFTIILPIQAD; from the coding sequence ATGATGATTTCTTTAAGTGGATATCAGATTACCGAGGCCATTAGCGCCAACGAAAAAAATCTCATTTATCGAGGAATTCAACAAATCAGTCAACAAAGCAGTGAACAAAGCAGTCAAATCCCGGTGATTATTAAAACATTAGCCTCTAGCAATCCCACTTTAGAAGAAATTACCCGACTCAAACAAGAATATACCTTGATGCATTCCGTGAATATTCCCGGAATTGTTCAAGCCTATGAACTGAAACGCTACCAAAATAGTTATGCGTTAATTTTAGAGGATTTTGGCGGACAATCCTTGCAAGAATGGATCGCTAATCAATCGGTGACAATTCAGCAAGGGTTAGAAATTGCGATCGCCCTGGTTAAAATTGTCGGACAGCTACATCAAGCCCGGATTATTCATAAAGATATTAACCCGTCTAACATTATTATTAACCCGGACAATAAAGAAGTCAAACTCACAGACTTTAGTATAGCCTCACGCCTAGATCGAGAAAACACTGACTTGACTAATGGCAATTTATTAGAAGGCACTCTGGCGTATATGTCCCCAGAACAAACGGGCAGAATGAATCGTTTTTTAGATTATCGCACGGATTTCTATTCTTTGGGGGTGACATTTTATCAACTATTCACAGGTAAATTGCCTTTTAACACCACGGATCCGATGGAAATGGTTCACTGCCATTTAGCCGTTGAAGCGATTTCTCCACAGCAACATCGACCCGAACTTGATGCCACTATTGCGGCGATTATACTGAAACTTTTAAGTAAAACCGCAGAAGATAGATATCAAACCGCAGCGGGACTGCAAGCGGATTTAGAAACTTGTTTATCTGAGTTACAAACTACCGGGATGATTAATTCGTTCCCCCCAGGAATGCGCGATCGAGCCAGCGTCCTCCTCATCCCGCAAAAACTATACGGAAGAGAAGCAGAAGTTCAGACTCTATTAGATGCATTTGAACGAGTCAGCAAAGGGACCAGCGAAATAATGCTTGTGAGTGGGTATTCTGGGGTCGGTAAAACCTCAGTAGTTTATGAAATTCATAAACCCATCGTCAAAACCAGAGGCTATTTTATCGCCGGTAAATTCGATCAATACGAGAGCAACATTCCTTATGCAGCAATTATTCAAGCTTTTCAACAATTAATTCGACAACTGTTAACGGAACCTTCGCAAAATCTGAAGAATTGGCAACAAAAAATCTTAGGTAGTCTCAAGCAAAATGCTCAAGTCATTATTGATGTCATTCCCGAACTCGAACTCATTTTAGGGGAACAACCTCCCGTCCCTCAATTGGGTATTTATGAAGCGCAAAATCGATTTCATCGGGTTTTTCGAGAATTTATTAATGTATTTTGTCAAGCCGAACACCCTTTGGTGATTTTTTTAGATGATTTACAATGGGCAGACCCCGCTACTTTAAAATTACTCGAATTTTTGATGACTGACCCAGACCATCAATATCTATTTGTGATTGGGGCTTATCGAGAAAATGAAGTCAGTCCCACGCATTTAACTATGCAAACCTTGGAAACCATCAAGGCTTCTGGAACATTCATTCATAATATTGAATTAAAACCCTTATCTCATCAGCATATTCGCGAATTGATTGCGGATACCCTCAAGGCCGATCCAGAAAATCACCATATTTGTCAGTTGGCATTACTGATTGAGAATAAAACCCAGGGAAATCCTTTCTTTTTAACTCAAATATTGAAAACTCTCGCGACAGAAAAATTATTAAATTATGACTTAACCTTAGCCAAATGGCAGTGGGATATTGCGAAAATTCAAGGGATTGGCATTACCGATTATAATGTCGTCCAACTGATTGCCCGTAACTTAAGTAAACTGCCCGAAGATACCCAAAAAGTTTTAAAGTTTGCGGCTTGTATTGGCAACCAGTTTAATTTAGATACTTTGGCAATTGTCAATGAGCAATCAACCACTGAAACCGCTTTAAAGCTTTGGAATGCGCTGGAGTTGGGGCTAGTCCTGCCTTTGAGTGATGCATATAAAATTCCCATGCTTTTAGACAGTGATAGTCCGTTAATTCCAGAACACCAGTGGGCAGAAAATTATCGACAAACAATCCTGGGCGATCGCCAAAATAGCTTAAACATTGATTACAAATTTTTACATGACCGAGTACAGCAAGCCGCTTATTCTCTGATTCCTGAATCGGAAAAACAACTCACTCATTTAAAAATCGGTCGTTTGCTGCTGGAAAATTTACCTCCTGACACGCAAAAAAATCAGATTTTTCTTTTAGTCAATCAACTAAATTTGGCCATTGACTTAATAGAAAATTCATCAGAAAAATACGAGTTAGCTGCTTTAAATCTCATGGCGGCTAAAAAGGCTAAGTCAGCCACGGCATATAAAGCGGCTTTGAACTATTTAAATATTGGCTTAAATTTATTAGAAGCAGATAGCTGGGATCGCTATTACGATTTAACTTTAAATCTCTACGTGCAAGCGGGGGAAATCGAATACTTAAGTGCGAATCCAGAGCGAGGAAATTTTTTAGCGGCAGTAGCGATCGCGCAAGCTAAGTCAATTTTAGATATTATTCCCATTTATGAAGTAAAAATGCAGTTCTATGTTAATCAGTCTCAGGCACAAAAAGCCCTAGAAACTGCTGAGGATATTTTGGCTCAATTAAAAATTCAATTTCCCAATAGTAAATCACAGATTTTAAAAGAGATTCGGTCGCTGAAAGAAGAATTATCCAGTAGACTTCCGGCAACTGCTGATTTAATCAACTTGCCAGAAATGACCGATCCTTATCATCTAGCAGCCATAAGAATTCTCCAAAGTGCTATAGGAGCAGCTTTTCATGTGAATTCTTTGCTCTTAGAGTTAGCGATTTTGACAATGGTTAAGCTTTGTGTTGTTAACGGTAATTCACCATTAGCGACTTATGTTTATGTCAATTATGCCATGATTTTGTCGGGATTTTACGGGCAACTTGAAAAAGCTTATGAATTTGCTCGGTTATCCCTCGCTCTGATGGAGCAATACCAGGATTCTGAGTCGAAAATTCGCTGTAAAGTGATGGACATTATTTATGTCTTGATACTTCCCGTTCATGTTCATCTTAAAGAAACTATAGCACCGTTGTTTAAAGCCTGGGAAATTGGCATGAATGACGGAGATTTAGAATATGGCTTTTATTGCATTGCCCAACACACAAATCATATGTTTTTTAGCGGCAATCCGCTCAATTTATTAATCATCCAACAAAAGCATTACTTAGAATTAATTAAAAAATATAAGCTAGAGTTTCATGTTTGGTTTAGCCAGTTATCTTATCAAATGGTGTTTAATTTAATTCATGCTTCAAAATCACCGTTGTGTTTAGGAGAATCAAGCCATAAAGAAGCCGAAATTGTTCAGTTATTTGAGGAAACAAATAACATTACTTTATTGTTTATGATTAATCATTATAAAACCATACTGGCTTATTTATTTAAATTTTGTGAACCAGCGGCAAATTTTGGCGAATTAACCGATAAATATAAAAAAGGTGGTGTAGGATCATTTCAATACTATGCTCACAATTTTTACTATTCTTTGGCACTGTTGGCTAATTTAAAGCGGATTGATGTACCGAGCAAAAAACGCTATTTGAAAATAATATCAGCCAATCAAAAACAAATGAAATTGTGGGCTGCACATTGCCCGGAAAATTTTCAGCATAAGTATGATTTAGTGGAGGCAGAAAGGGCTAAATTCCGGGGGAGAGATACTCAGGCGATCGCTCATTATGAAAAGGCGATCGCTGGAGCCCGTCAGCAAGGTTATATCCAAGAAGAAGCCCTCGCCAATGAACTAGCCGGGGAATTTCATCTGTCTCGTGGTCGAGAAAATATGGGACGTTTTTATATAACCGAAGCCCATCAAGGTTATCTTCGCTGGGGTGCGATCGCCAAAGTTAAACAACTGGAAACTCAATATCCAGAAATACTGGGACAAATTGCTATTTCCCCCAGTCAAAGCACTGAAATAACTCGCACCAGAACCACAGCGCCTACAGGTTTAAATCTGCTAGATTTACCCACGGTGATGAAAGCAGCCCAGGCGATATCCAGTGAAATTGTCCTGAGTAATTTGCTGGAAAAATTGATGACAATTCTTTTACAAAATAGTGGCGCTCAAAAAGGGGTTCTCATGCTCAATGACAACAATAACTTGACGATCGCCGTTATGGGGGAAGTGGATGGCGATCGCATCAGGGTATTGCAATCTTGCCCAAAAGAAATGAGTGACACTGTACCAATGTCAGCCTTAAATTATGTGCAAAGAACGCAGCAAAGTTTGGTGGTCAATAATGCCATTGATGAAGAAATACTTGCCCATGATACCTATATTCTCAAGCACCAACCCAAGTCTGTATTATGTATTCCGATTAGTGCCAGAGGACAGGCGATCGGTTTACTTTACTTAGAAAACAACCTAACCACCGGGGCTTTTACCAGCGATCGCCTAGAAGTTTTACAATTGTTATCATCTCAAGCCGCGATTTCCTTAGAAAATGCTCGCCTCTATAGCAATTTAGCCAATGCCAATCAGCAGTTAGAAGATTATAACAATAACTTAGAACAAAAAGTCGAGCAGAGAACCCAGGAGTTACAAGCCACTTTGAAGCAACTGCAAAAAACTGAAGCTCAACTCATTCAGACAGAAAAAATGTCTTCTCTCGGTCAAATGGTGGCCGGAATTGCTCACGAAATTAATAATCCCATTAATTTCATTGCCGCTAATTTAGACCCAGCCAATGATTACATCCAAGACTTGTTAGAACTTTTAGACCTTTATCAAACCAAGTTCCCCAAAGTTCCACCGGAAATTGAAGCAAAAATCGAAGATATTGACCTGGAATATTTAAGTGAAGACTTGACCAAAATTTTGTCTTCTATGAAAAACGGGAGCGATCGCATTCGTGATGTAGTCCTGGGGCTACGCACATTTTCTCGGTTAGACGAAGCGGAAATAAAACGGATTGACATTCACACAGGTCTAGACAGCACCTTGATGATTTTACAGCATCGATTAAATAATATTAACTTAATTAAGCAATATGGCAAACTGCCTTTAGTCCAGTGTTACGCTGGAGACTTAAATCAAGTATTTTTCAATATTCTAGACAATTCTATCTATGCTTTAAGTTTAGCCGCATCTCCAACCAATAACCAGAAGATTAACTCCGAAAACCAGACAGTAACCATGCCAACAATTTTGGTCGCCACTGAACAAATAGATCGAGACTCGATTTCCATCAAAATTCGGGATAATGGCCCGGGCATCTCACAAGCCTTATGTGAGAAAATTTTTGAACCATTTTTTACTACCAAACCTGTGGGCAGCGGCAAAGGATTAGGTTTATCAATTAGCCACCAAATTATCGTAGAAAAACACCACGGGCAACTAATTTGTCATTCCTCCCCTGGAAATGGGGCTGAATTTACGATTATATTACCCATTCAAGCCGATTAA
- a CDS encoding bifunctional serine/threonine protein kinase/MFS transporter has translation MNFPDFSQKGYHIIEELGHNHAGGRVTYLASTLASTDTEEKVVIKEFQFAKNAVNSWADYDAYQREIEVLQGLNHPGIPRYLDSFETAQGFCLVQEYKNAQPLSLENAWVAKDIKKIAIAILEILAYLQNRIPPVFHRDIKPENILVDGELNVYLVDFGFAHIGQGEVAMSSMVKGTLGFMPPEQLFNQELTLGSDLYGVGATLICLLTKTKSVDIGNLIDAYYRINFKSKIKSKIRRINPDLINWLEKMVEPKPKERFPDANTALEALKPLEVRPTPKVNCSVQIVEVTAREFSEQLNSQIVIQNPIRGTMLTGRLQIAPHPNDPKVKPPGHAWIHISPRHFKQNQVECNLTISTKKLQADSTYEREILLITNASNEPYRIPLRVNTASLPKQSQLPYGHIATLFGLSFLFCGRSFLDLFGAMIFYGIFRTSGFLLVLIMMVWLTLEQRLSQERQGRKIGALTGLVMAAAIALVTGNLALNNLNQGMVMMVLAGYLGANSGAITEIVSWRFNQTPAPKIAKVLAGAIAGTMAALTVFFSDIKHDTYYIPVDIGIPLWLILGMLVSAFAGIVVCDLLLDDFTPPWSVIFSLLTIGLGITLGMVFLWGWWSMLFSAIIIAVCLGKMISPTTKRSRLIRTYQKNILQLIKP, from the coding sequence ATGAACTTCCCTGATTTTTCCCAAAAAGGCTACCACATTATCGAAGAACTAGGCCATAATCATGCCGGTGGTCGAGTCACCTATTTAGCATCAACTTTAGCATCAACTGATACTGAAGAAAAAGTCGTCATCAAAGAATTTCAATTTGCTAAAAATGCTGTAAATTCTTGGGCTGACTATGACGCTTACCAAAGAGAAATAGAAGTATTGCAGGGATTAAATCATCCGGGTATTCCTCGGTATTTAGACTCTTTTGAAACCGCCCAAGGTTTTTGTTTAGTGCAAGAATATAAGAATGCCCAACCTTTATCGCTTGAGAATGCTTGGGTAGCCAAAGATATTAAAAAAATTGCGATCGCGATCTTAGAAATATTAGCCTATTTGCAAAATAGAATACCTCCGGTATTTCATCGGGATATCAAGCCAGAAAATATCCTAGTAGATGGGGAACTAAATGTTTATTTAGTCGATTTTGGGTTTGCCCATATTGGTCAGGGAGAAGTGGCCATGAGTAGCATGGTTAAGGGCACCTTGGGCTTTATGCCACCGGAACAGTTATTTAACCAAGAATTGACCCTGGGGTCAGACCTTTATGGAGTCGGGGCAACCCTGATTTGTTTGTTAACTAAGACCAAATCTGTGGATATTGGCAATTTAATTGATGCTTACTATCGGATTAATTTTAAATCTAAAATTAAATCTAAAATTCGGCGGATTAATCCAGATTTAATTAACTGGCTAGAAAAAATGGTGGAGCCGAAACCGAAAGAGCGTTTTCCTGATGCTAATACTGCCTTAGAAGCCCTGAAGCCCCTAGAAGTGCGGCCAACGCCAAAAGTTAATTGTAGTGTTCAAATTGTTGAAGTCACCGCTCGTGAATTTTCAGAGCAATTGAACTCTCAGATCGTGATTCAGAATCCGATTCGGGGGACGATGCTCACGGGTCGATTACAAATCGCGCCCCATCCTAACGACCCAAAAGTAAAGCCCCCCGGTCATGCTTGGATTCACATCAGTCCTCGTCATTTTAAACAGAATCAAGTTGAGTGTAATCTTACCATATCTACGAAAAAATTACAAGCAGATTCAACTTATGAACGAGAAATTTTATTAATCACTAATGCTAGTAATGAACCATACCGAATTCCCCTGAGAGTGAATACGGCGTCATTGCCCAAACAAAGTCAGCTACCCTACGGCCATATCGCCACATTATTTGGCTTGAGTTTTCTTTTCTGTGGGCGAAGTTTCTTGGATCTGTTCGGGGCTATGATATTTTATGGAATTTTTCGTACTTCTGGCTTTTTATTGGTATTAATTATGATGGTATGGCTGACCCTGGAACAAAGATTAAGTCAAGAAAGACAGGGGAGAAAAATTGGTGCATTGACCGGATTAGTAATGGCCGCCGCGATCGCCTTGGTGACAGGTAATCTTGCTTTGAATAACCTTAATCAAGGTATGGTAATGATGGTATTGGCAGGTTATTTGGGTGCTAATTCCGGGGCAATTACAGAAATAGTTAGTTGGCGGTTTAACCAAACTCCAGCCCCGAAAATCGCCAAGGTATTAGCTGGGGCGATCGCCGGTACAATGGCGGCACTTACTGTGTTTTTCTCTGACATAAAACATGACACATATTACATTCCAGTAGATATCGGAATTCCACTCTGGTTAATTCTGGGAATGTTGGTGAGCGCGTTTGCGGGGATAGTGGTGTGTGATTTGCTCCTAGACGACTTTACTCCTCCCTGGTCTGTGATTTTTTCTTTGTTAACTATTGGTCTGGGAATAACACTGGGTATGGTCTTCCTCTGGGGCTGGTGGTCGATGTTATTTTCGGCAATCATTATCGCCGTTTGTTTGGGTAAAATGATTTCTCCCACCACTAAGCGATCGCGCTTAATTAGAACCTATCAAAAAAATATATTGCAGTTGATTAAACCCTAG